Within Streptomyces sp. SS1-1, the genomic segment ATCCCCGCGCACATACCTGTAATGATCATGGACGCGCGGCGCCGGATCTCGGTGATCGAGACCCTTCTGTCCCTGGTGGGACACGCGCTCGACGTCACCCCCGAGTGAATCGCGGTTAGGAGCCCTCACCCGCATGCGGAAGATACTCGTCGTCGGGGCCGGCCAGTCCGGTCTCCAGCTCGCCCTCGGACTCCAGTCCCACGGGTACGAGGTCACCCTGATGTCCAACCGGACCGCGGACGAGATCCGCTCCGGGCGGGTCATGTCCACCCAGTGCATGTTCCACACCGCACTCCAGCACGAGCGCGACCTCCAGCTGAACTTCTGGGAGTCCCAGGCCCCGAAGATCGAAGGACTCGGTGTCTCGGTCGCCGCCCCCGGCTCCTGGGCCGAGGGCCCGGCGGCCCGCGCGATCGACTGGCTGGGCCGGCTCGACGGGTTCGCGCAGTCCGTGGACCAGCGGGTGAAGATGGCCGGCTGGATGGAGACCTTCGCCCAGCGCGGCGGCCAGCTCGTCATCCACGGCGCGGCCGTCGGCGACCTCGACTACTTCTCCCGCACCTACGACCTCGTGCTGGTCTCCGCGGGCAAGGGCGAGCTCGTCCAGATGTTCGGCCGGGACGCGCAGCGCTCCCCGTACAGCGAGCCCCAGCGCGCCCTCGCCGTCGCCTACGTGCACGGCATGGGCCCGCGCCCCGAGCACCCCGGCACCGAGGCCGTCCGCTGCAACCTCGTCCCCGGCGTCGGCGAGCTGTTCGTCATGCCGACCCTGACGACGTCCGGGCGCGCGGACATCCTGTTCTGGGAGGGCATACCCGGCGGCCCGCTCGACGTCTTCGACGGCGTGAAGGACCCGGCCGAGCACCTCTCCCTGACCCTGGAACTCATGGAGCGGTACGTGCCGTGGGAGTACTCCCGCGCCACCAAGGTCGAGCTGACGGACGCCGGCGGCACGCTGAGCGGGCGGTACGCCCCGACGGTCCGCAACCCCGTCGGCCGGCTCCCCGGCGGCGGCCTGGTCCTCGGCGTCGCGGACGTCGTCGTGGCCAACGACCCCATCACCGGGCAGGGCTCCAACTCCGCGTCCAAGTGCGCGGCCGCCTACCTCGCGTCGATCCTGGAGCACGGCGACAAGGAGTTCGACGAGGCCTGGATGCGGGCCACGTTCGACCGCTACTGGGCCACCGCCCAGCACGTCACCAAGTGGACGAACGCCATGCTGGCCCCGCCGCCGGAGCACGTCCTGAACCTCATCGGCGCCGCGGGCGAGCTCCAGCCGGCCGCCGACCGCTTCGCCAACGCGTTCAACGACCCGGCCGACTTCGAGAACTTCTTCTACGAGCCGGAGAAGACCGAGGCCTACCTGGGCTCGCTCGCCGGAGCCTGACCGCGGCACGACCCGACGGCGGCCCGCCCCCCCAGGAGGGGGCGGGCCGCCGTCGGGTGGGCGAGGGTGAGGTGATCAGGCCGCGGCCGGGACCAGCTTCGGGTTCTCGCCGTACTTGTTCGCCAGCCACCCGCCGGAGCGGTCCGTGTCGTGCGGACGGCGGACGGCGACCGCGAGCGAGGGGATCAGCACGGCGAGCTCGTAGATGGCGGCGAGGACGCCGGAGCCGATCGTGGCGACGTCGATCATCGATCATCGGTGGCTCGATAAAAGGCCACTTCGGCTACTTTGACGTGCGCGTCCTGGGCGCCGGGCGGACCGCGCCCAGGACCGGGTTGGAGGCGATCGGGGAGATCGTGACCTTCGCGCCGGGACGCGGGGCCTGGACCACCTTGCCCTTGCCGATGTACAGGGCGACGTGCGTGGCGTCCGGGAAGTAGATCACCAAATCGCCGGGGCGCAGTTCGATCAGGGGGACGCGCTCGAGCCGTGCCCACTGCTCCTGGCTGGTACGGGGGATGCGGGTGCCGGCGTGCGCCCAGGCCCGCTGGGTCAGCCCCGAGCAGTCGTACGCCTTCGGGCCCTCGGCGCCCCACCGGTACGGCTTGCCCAGCTGCCGCTCGGCGAAGCGGATCGCACGCCGGGCCGGGGCGGACGGCTTGTGGTCGTCCTCGGCGAGGGTGCCCGACTCCAGCAGGTCCTTCTGCGCCTTCGTGACGCCCTTCTCCTCCAGCTCGGCCAGCGCGGCGAGCTGCTCGGCGGTGAGGGAGGCGAGGAGTTCCTCCACCTTCCGCAGCCGCTTCCGTACCGTGTCGCGGTCCTTCTTCTGCCGTTCGGCGAGGGCGAGTTGCCGGTCGAGGGCGGCGCGCGCGGCGTGGGCCAGCCGGTCGGCCGCGCGTTCCGTGCCGGTCAGCCGGCCGACGGTGTCGGCGCGCTCGCGGGCCAGCAGCCCGATGACATGACCCTGGTCCAGGGCGTGCTGAGGGTCCCGGGCCAGCAGCAGCCGGACGTACGGGGAGATCGCCGTGGTGTTCTGGTACTGCTGGCGGGCCAGCCGGCCGGCCGCGCCCCGGCTGTCGTGCAGCCGCAGCCGCGCGGCGGCGAGGGCCTTGTCCAGGCGGGCCACCTCGGCGCGCTGCCCGGCCAGCTTCTCCTCGGTGGCGTTGTACGTCTCGGTCGCCCGCTCCGCCTCCCGGTACAGCCTCTGAA encodes:
- a CDS encoding styrene monooxygenase/indole monooxygenase family protein, coding for MRKILVVGAGQSGLQLALGLQSHGYEVTLMSNRTADEIRSGRVMSTQCMFHTALQHERDLQLNFWESQAPKIEGLGVSVAAPGSWAEGPAARAIDWLGRLDGFAQSVDQRVKMAGWMETFAQRGGQLVIHGAAVGDLDYFSRTYDLVLVSAGKGELVQMFGRDAQRSPYSEPQRALAVAYVHGMGPRPEHPGTEAVRCNLVPGVGELFVMPTLTTSGRADILFWEGIPGGPLDVFDGVKDPAEHLSLTLELMERYVPWEYSRATKVELTDAGGTLSGRYAPTVRNPVGRLPGGGLVLGVADVVVANDPITGQGSNSASKCAAAYLASILEHGDKEFDEAWMRATFDRYWATAQHVTKWTNAMLAPPPEHVLNLIGAAGELQPAADRFANAFNDPADFENFFYEPEKTEAYLGSLAGA
- a CDS encoding DUF805 domain-containing protein; this encodes MIDVATIGSGVLAAIYELAVLIPSLAVAVRRPHDTDRSGGWLANKYGENPKLVPAAA
- a CDS encoding C40 family peptidase, which codes for MSGRPLRLACTAAVLSAALLAPGAATAAPEPPERTTAALLADLQRLYREAERATETYNATEEKLAGQRAEVARLDKALAAARLRLHDSRGAAGRLARQQYQNTTAISPYVRLLLARDPQHALDQGHVIGLLARERADTVGRLTGTERAADRLAHAARAALDRQLALAERQKKDRDTVRKRLRKVEELLASLTAEQLAALAELEEKGVTKAQKDLLESGTLAEDDHKPSAPARRAIRFAERQLGKPYRWGAEGPKAYDCSGLTQRAWAHAGTRIPRTSQEQWARLERVPLIELRPGDLVIYFPDATHVALYIGKGKVVQAPRPGAKVTISPIASNPVLGAVRPAPRTRTSK